The Culex pipiens pallens isolate TS chromosome 2, TS_CPP_V2, whole genome shotgun sequence DNA window GCGGATAATAAAGTGCAAACGCAGCTCGAAATTAACTAAAGTCCATTTATTCAATCCGATGCCATCGGCGTAGAGTGTAGACCGGGGATCATTGATCTCCGGGTGGGTGCGTGAACTTGAGATGATAATCGAGAATTTCTGCATTTCTAGCCAAACCAGTTTGCGGCCAGCATAGAAGTTGGGCCTTCTTTTTTTTGCGTAGCCCTTGTATAAAAAGGGATGCGCCTAGGACGTTCTGCTACAGTTACAGCTGAGAGTTGTGCAGTTACAGTAAAAGAAGTGAAATTTTAGTGCGAAAAAATGCAGTCCTTCTTGTCGTTTGTGACCGTTGCGGTGGCGCTGGTGGTCGTTTGCAAGGTAAATTTGTGGTCTTGAATGTTTAGTAAGTTCATCGAAAGTCTTTGGAAATTAGCAACATTTACATTAGTTTggattgtttaaaatttcacttcgaaaaTACAGTTAAGTCTTGGGGCTCCTCGTGATAGTATTGTTGATTTGTAAcagttttagaatttcaaaataacgACGAATTAGCATTTTTAACTGGCCAATTTCTACGACTATAAAGATCTTATCCAGGTAAActcaaaaatataattattattgCCCTCCCCACAAAATCAATTTCATAAGCTTTCTGTTTGTTTGATTACGCCTGAATGCTTGCAaaaagctcaacaataaaaGCTTCTAAAAGATAGTTCCCAAGAAATCCGCTAGATGTCAAAAGTCAAAGTGTTGATTTTTGACATTCGAGCCGGAACTGTGGAGGTAATCTGCAAATGTACCTTTTTTAATCACGGAAATTATTTATTTGCTGAACTATTTGACAACTAAATCAAGCTTCACAATTTGCAATACCAAGCCATGGACCTGTACCAAAACTGGACCGAATGGAACAAATCCAGACAAATTTGTTTAGCGAAAGCCGAGATAATCAAGTATATAGGTTTGCTCAGACTTGtgttctgagtcgatatgaatACGTGAAATTGaggaatatttaaaaagttcattttacgAGTGGTTTTATAGCCTAAAGCAAAACGGTAAGCTAACCCCGTTTACCCGCACAATCCAGGCCGATTACAACGACTTCCAGAAGGAAACCATCACCATGAACGCGGACATCTGCAAGAAGGAGCTGGACATTCCAGCCGAGTCCAAAATCCAACAAATGGCCATGTACGGAGATTTGTCGAGGGATGACAAAAAGTCCAAGGTTTGGCCGAAACATACCCGAACCAATCAAATATGAATCATTCAAATACTTTGCTTTCGAAACTTCTCCAGCAATACTACTCCTGCATGATGCTGAAGATGGGCTTCATGGAGCAGGACGGTGCGATCAACGGACCGGAGATCGTCGAGTTCATGGCACCGCAGTACGACCGGGACGCGGTCACCACCGTCGTAGACGCCTGCAAGAGCCCCGAGGGCAAGCTGATCCAGGACAAGGCGTACGCCTTCACGCAGTGCTTCTTCGCCAAAAAGAGCTTCGAGATTTaaggaaaattttggaaatttagacTCAATAAAAGTTTGTAgcatgaattttgttgttttcttgAGTAGTTAGTAGTTAAATTAAACAGTTATATAAGCTTTTAAAATAACTCCAATTTACATCATTCTAGGCCGATTACAACGAATCCCAAAAAGAGACCATCAACAAGTACTCGGACATCTGCATGAAAGAGCTTGACTTTCCAGAGGATTCCAAAATTCTGCAAATGGCCATGTATGGAGATTTGTCCCTGAACGACGATAAGTCCAAGGTTTGTCACAACCTATTTGTCAAAATCTGACTCCCAGTAATTTTCCGACCGTCTAGCAATTCTACGCCTGCATGCTGATGAAGATGGGCTTCGTCGAGCAGGACGGCACGATCAACGGCCAGGAGATCGTCGAGTTCATGGCGCCCCAGTTTGACCGCGAGGCCGTGGCCAGCGCCGTCGAGACCTGCAAGAACCCGGAGGGCGAGCTGGTCAACGACAAGATCTACGCCTTCGGACAGTGCTTCTTCACCAAGAAGACGTTCGAAATCTGATGGGTGTTGGCGTTTCAAGTAGCTATGAAGTGCGAAGAAAAAACTATCCCAAAAGGCAATAAAGACTTGTGACACGGATTCGGTTGTTTAATGGTCAACTATCACACTCCATTTAATGTTAAACTCAGTATAAATAGCTCACTCAGATCGACTTTAACCAAGTAAATAACAATGATGGAGATAGCAGTAACTCTACTCTGCTGCTTAGTAGCCGTCACCAGCGTTGCCACATgtacagatatttttggcacagaccaaacactcaaactaattatttttacagttaaaatacacttgagtagtttatgtttatgtttttctttaaagttatacttgattgagtgtttggtctgtgccaaaaatatctgtaggggagagtggggagacttgatccccggggacacttgatcccaagcctgtatctcgtcagcatgtgggtaaaacaattagctttgttctagaaagttgtgcgaaattaactaaaactcattgtagaaaacaaagaaaaaaattaaaaaatgtttagattgagttacacacatttttctaaaacgagctgcaaaaaacttccaagagatctttttttctttttttgatatgcatagaaaacactaaaaaaatattaaaaaaaatattttttatacatgaattgtttgataaacttatcaactccaaaacccttacgcatttgatgttaaatttatcgtcatactatttttacaatcaattgtttaaaaaagtgcgtttagggagacttgatccctgcatttttacagtcactggaatcagcctcaagattaattaattgggctgggttttcatacatagtttcctttagtatagttgtacataacatactgcagtttgaaccttttttcaaaagttttgtaaacaaaaatttccagcttttgtaaacatgcttaattttggtataaaaaatattattataagtttttaaatattttacatactaaacttgttatattttgaacacaaacgtacaggttttatgtgaaattgctgtaacttatagaaaattaaaagtttggatgaataagaaacattttgcttaagatttctttaaaatattgaaagggggatcaagttacccctaacatttttcaaatgccggtttaaaatattttttaaaaacgcttggcatgattcgaagagttcatctgatgaaatacccttattagccaaacatagatgaatgtttaagctttaaattcatgcaaaaagtttatagttttgtgagaaattgacagagttatgtgcgatacaaaaaaaggggatcaagtctccccactctcccctacgtgTGGCAAGCCTGGCCGTCACTAAGGTTAGTACCATCTCAAGTCAGACCCTCAAACCCCTCttaatttcaccgaaaattTCAGGCCAACTTCACCGTCAACCAGATGCAAAAGATCCACGCATCATTCGTGACCTGCTCCATTAACTTGGCCGTCCCCGAGGACATCGTCCACTACGAAGAGCACAGCATTTCCGGCGATCTGGCCCTCAATGATCCGCTGTTCAAGCGTGACCTACTGTGTGTGATGCGGGGAATGAGGATCGTAAACGAGACCGGAGACATTGACCTGCCACGGATGAAGGAGTTCCTGCGGGATGGACACGACGAGAAGACACTGGAGGAAATGCTAAAAATCTGCGCTAGAACTGAGGAGGGTGCGGCCCGGAGAATAAAATTTACCAGTTTTACCGGTGTTTTTGGACACAAAATAAGTTTGTGttgtaaaacaatttttaatttgattttttcgatcAATGTTTGGCTAAAAAATACTTGATTTATAATTAATGTCTCAAcaggttgaaaaaaaagttattatctCAATATCTCAAAGCATGGATcaaataaactgaaaaagtaGTTGTTATTTGAGATTCATATCAAGGATTACACCAAACAATTTCCATTTCTAACAAGGCcatgtgtctattttggatctACTAAGCAAAGATTCTATTCATTTAGGCCTGTTCTGAGGCTTAGTTTAACCAAAAATTGccagtatttcagaaaaaaaaatctttagctCCTCAACTCACATGTCATGGCAAACTCAATTTCTTTATGACTATTACCCTCTTGGTTGTTAAGGCGTTAATCTCAGCAATCTACTATACTCACTGAAGTAGCGAATAGCACTAATTGTCcgtacaaactttggagaaaaaccattcggccttttctaaacattcttgaaaaattcaatgtgcacgtgtttctggggaccgcAAACTTCATGCTTTCCCTCGAgtttgagcctgcgcagtcatttttgatGGTCAGtgtaacctttcatttgcgtccaatacagctaaaattggttgaaatggcgcggagttatgattttttgaaaatgtggtttttgcgaaaatcgacgaaaatgggaATTGTTCAGACAAAACAAAGGAATTGCTGAATGGAGGCCGATAATTAGCTAGATGATATTCAAATTATATAAAAGTTAGAAAGGTTGTTAGGTTAACTTGCACAACTTGGTTTTTAATAGAAgaaacaagttcaaaaattgagaaaatttcggaaaaaaaaatagtacgaAATCGTACCTCAATTTTTAGTATATAGCTATTTAATTCACAGGTTTTATCatagaggatttgcagcaaagctaaaagacatatgtcgccacctatgaacaagtagcgtaaacctatgattttttgaaaaaaaaagttttttccttcataatcaacatttttataaaacttatgccagaTTCGGATGAGGAAAATTATTTACAACAATTTgatgtacaactttccaatctCGGTTTGATTTTTCcttgagaaaactgtaaatttagaaaaagatagtaatttggactatttggcaagaaagcctgtcaaaaatcaataaaaattgttgaaatacgTTAACATATcagttatcaactatataactgtttatttcattgatataaacggggaaactcattttttcgtgttccaaaacatgtttttttaaaggaaaagtTTACAAGTTTTTGCGCGCTCAAAAAtttataccgtaaactggggtgactttgatagcccggggtgactttgataggtttttaaaatgcccatcaaattaatatctaaacatttttgagaattatgAGTATGCAAGCATTAAGGGACAGCTTATTGACGAACATAtaagcaaaaatgtgactgttatattggatgtatcaaaattagtggccaaatcaaatttct harbors:
- the LOC120419784 gene encoding uncharacterized protein LOC120419784 isoform X2, giving the protein MQSFLSFVTVAVALVVVCKADYNDFQKETITMNADICKKELDIPAESKIQQMAMYGDLSRDDKKSKQYYSCMMLKMGFMEQDGAINGPEIVEFMAPQYDRDAVTTVVDACKSPEGKLIQDKAYAFTQCFFAKKSFEI
- the LOC120419784 gene encoding uncharacterized protein LOC120419784 isoform X1, with the protein product MQSFLSFVTVAVALVVVCKADYNESQKETINKYSDICMKELDFPEDSKILQMAMYGDLSLNDDKSKQFYACMLMKMGFVEQDGTINGQEIVEFMAPQFDREAVASAVETCKNPEGELVNDKIYAFGQCFFTKKTFEI